The following are from one region of the Hymenobacter sp. YIM 151858-1 genome:
- a CDS encoding glycosyltransferase family 2 protein, producing the protein MPTHSLNPNSGIRLLSVVIPLYNEAATIVRVLEAVQAAALPAGIAREIVVVDDGSADGSADVVASYAAAQPALGVRLLRHAHNQGKGAALHTGIAAATGDYIVVQDADLEYDPADYAKLLQPVLRANADVVYGSRFVGGEPHRILFFWHSIGNKLLTFLSNAFNDLNLTDMETGAKLFRRELLQGLVLQEKRFGFEPEVTAKMARVPGVRIYEVGVSYYGRTYAEGKKINWRDGLWALWCIARYGLFS; encoded by the coding sequence TTGCCTACCCATTCGCTCAACCCGAACTCGGGCATCCGCCTGCTATCGGTGGTAATACCGCTGTACAACGAAGCCGCTACCATTGTGCGGGTGCTGGAGGCGGTGCAGGCGGCGGCGCTACCCGCCGGCATAGCGCGCGAAATAGTCGTGGTCGACGACGGCTCGGCCGACGGCTCGGCCGATGTGGTAGCATCCTACGCCGCCGCCCAACCCGCCCTAGGTGTGCGGCTGCTGCGCCATGCCCACAACCAGGGCAAGGGCGCCGCTTTGCATACCGGCATAGCCGCCGCCACCGGCGACTACATTGTGGTGCAGGATGCCGACCTGGAGTACGACCCGGCCGACTATGCCAAGCTGCTGCAGCCCGTGCTCCGGGCCAACGCCGATGTGGTGTACGGCTCGCGCTTTGTGGGCGGCGAGCCGCACCGCATTCTGTTTTTCTGGCACAGCATCGGCAACAAGCTGCTTACGTTTCTGTCGAACGCGTTCAACGACCTGAACCTGACGGACATGGAAACGGGCGCCAAGCTATTCCGGCGCGAGCTGCTGCAAGGCCTGGTGCTGCAGGAAAAGCGCTTCGGCTTCGAGCCCGAGGTAACCGCCAAAATGGCCCGGGTACCCGGCGTGCGCATCTACGAAGTGGGCGTGAGCTACTACGGCCGCACCTACGCCGAGGGCAAGAAAATTAACTGGCGCGACGGGCTGTGGGCCTTGTGGTGCATTGCGCGGTATGGCTTGTTTAGCTGA
- a CDS encoding SDR family oxidoreductase, which produces MLSEQLSGRRAVVCGSTQGIGRAVAEALAAQGAAVTLVARNEARLREAAAALPAHLGQQHDWLVADFAQPIEVAAQIASHVARHQATHILVNNTGGPAGGPLLDAPVDALRAAFEQHVICNHLLAQALVPGMRAAGYGRIINIISTSVKQPLPNLGVSNTIRGAVASWAKTLANELGAYGITVNNVLPGATLTQRHHSLLQARSASTGQPVEDLEANMLRLIPAGRFGHSEEVAAAVAFLASPAAGYINGINVPVDGGRTSSL; this is translated from the coding sequence ATGCTTTCAGAACAACTCTCGGGGCGCCGCGCGGTGGTGTGCGGCAGCACGCAAGGCATAGGCCGCGCCGTGGCCGAAGCGCTGGCCGCGCAAGGCGCCGCCGTTACCCTTGTGGCCCGCAACGAAGCCCGCCTGCGCGAGGCCGCCGCCGCGCTACCCGCGCACTTAGGGCAGCAGCACGATTGGCTGGTGGCCGACTTCGCCCAGCCCATCGAGGTGGCTGCCCAGATAGCCAGCCACGTGGCCCGCCACCAAGCCACGCATATTCTGGTGAACAACACCGGCGGCCCCGCCGGCGGCCCCCTGCTCGATGCTCCGGTGGATGCGTTGCGTGCCGCCTTCGAGCAGCACGTTATCTGCAACCACCTGCTGGCCCAGGCGTTGGTGCCAGGCATGAGAGCCGCGGGTTACGGGCGCATCATCAACATTATCAGCACCTCCGTAAAACAGCCGCTGCCCAACCTAGGCGTGTCGAATACTATTCGGGGCGCGGTGGCCAGCTGGGCGAAAACCCTGGCCAACGAGCTGGGTGCATACGGCATCACAGTAAACAACGTGCTGCCCGGCGCCACCCTTACCCAACGGCACCACAGCCTGCTGCAGGCGCGCAGCGCCAGCACGGGCCAACCCGTAGAAGACCTCGAGGCTAACATGCTGCGCCTGATTCCGGCCGGGCGGTTTGGGCATTCGGAGGAAGTGGCGGCGGCGGTGGCGTTTCTGGCCTCGCCGGCCGCGGGTTACATCAACGGCATCAACGTGCCCGTAGATGGCGGCCGCACCAGCAGTTTATAA
- a CDS encoding 3-hydroxyanthranilate 3,4-dioxygenase, whose amino-acid sequence MPVTRPFNFQQWIDEHRHLLKPPVGNQQVFKGNDDFIVMVVGGPNARKDYHVDDSEEFFFQLEGDMTLKIIEDGQPVDVPIRAGEIFLLPAGVPHSPQRPANTVGLVVERYRQPGELDGFQWYCENCGTKLHEEFAEVTDIVKQLPVIMNNFWQNEERRTCRSCGTVMQPPAAAK is encoded by the coding sequence ATGCCCGTAACGCGTCCCTTCAACTTTCAGCAATGGATTGATGAACACCGCCACTTGCTGAAGCCGCCCGTGGGCAACCAGCAGGTGTTTAAAGGCAACGACGACTTTATCGTGATGGTGGTGGGCGGCCCCAACGCCCGCAAGGATTACCACGTCGACGACAGCGAGGAGTTCTTCTTTCAGCTCGAAGGCGACATGACGCTGAAGATTATCGAAGACGGCCAGCCGGTGGACGTGCCCATCCGGGCCGGCGAAATCTTTTTGTTGCCAGCCGGGGTACCGCACTCGCCCCAGCGCCCCGCCAATACGGTGGGCCTGGTGGTGGAGCGCTACCGCCAACCCGGCGAGCTGGATGGCTTTCAATGGTACTGCGAAAACTGCGGCACCAAGCTGCACGAGGAGTTTGCCGAAGTAACCGACATCGTGAAGCAACTGCCCGTCATTATGAACAACTTCTGGCAAAACGAAGAGCGCCGCACCTGCCGCAGCTGCGGCACCGTGATGCAGCCGCCGGCAGCGGCGAAGTAG
- a CDS encoding amidohydrolase family protein, translating into MAATPALTPAPGSGLRIDIHTHILPKQWPDLRERYGYGGFIRLEHHKPCCARMMQDDKFFREIQDNCWDPAVRLRECQHFGVDVQVLSTVPVMFSYWAKPHDALDLSRLLNDHLAGVVADYPDRFAGLGTIPMQAPELAIKELERCVKELGLIGVQIGSHINDWNLDAPEIFEVFAAAEELGAAVFIHPWDMMAQQKMPKYWLPWLVGMPAESTLALCSLVFGGVLERLPKLRVAVAHGGGTFAATIGRIEHGFQVRPDLCAIDNPVNPREYLGRFWVDSLVHDPMMLDYLVKTVGADKIVLGTDYPFPLGELEPGQLIRSMPYPDEVKARMLGQNALDWMGVGVEQFRSLQQLR; encoded by the coding sequence TTGGCCGCAACTCCCGCGCTTACGCCCGCGCCTGGCTCCGGCTTGCGCATCGACATTCACACCCACATCCTGCCCAAGCAGTGGCCCGATTTGCGCGAGCGGTACGGTTACGGCGGCTTCATCCGGCTGGAGCACCATAAGCCGTGCTGCGCCCGCATGATGCAGGACGACAAGTTTTTCCGCGAAATCCAGGACAACTGCTGGGACCCCGCCGTGCGCCTGCGCGAGTGCCAACATTTTGGGGTGGATGTGCAGGTGCTGAGCACCGTGCCCGTCATGTTCAGCTACTGGGCCAAACCCCACGATGCCCTCGACCTGAGCCGCCTGCTCAACGACCACCTAGCCGGCGTAGTGGCCGATTATCCCGACCGCTTTGCCGGCCTGGGTACCATACCCATGCAAGCCCCCGAGCTGGCCATTAAGGAACTGGAGCGCTGCGTAAAGGAGCTGGGTCTGATCGGGGTGCAAATCGGCTCGCACATCAACGACTGGAACCTCGATGCTCCTGAGATTTTCGAGGTATTTGCGGCCGCCGAAGAGCTGGGCGCCGCGGTGTTCATTCACCCTTGGGACATGATGGCCCAGCAGAAAATGCCCAAGTACTGGCTGCCGTGGCTGGTGGGCATGCCCGCCGAAAGCACCCTCGCGCTTTGCTCGCTGGTGTTTGGCGGCGTGCTGGAACGGCTGCCCAAGCTGCGCGTGGCCGTGGCGCACGGCGGCGGCACCTTTGCGGCCACCATAGGGCGCATCGAGCACGGTTTTCAGGTGCGCCCCGACCTCTGCGCCATCGACAACCCCGTGAACCCGCGCGAGTACCTAGGGCGCTTTTGGGTTGATTCGCTGGTGCACGACCCCATGATGCTCGACTATTTGGTGAAGACCGTGGGCGCCGACAAAATCGTGCTGGGCACTGATTACCCCTTCCCGCTCGGCGAGCTGGAGCCCGGCCAGCTTATCCGCTCCATGCCCTACCCCGACGAAGTGAAAGCCCGCATGCTCGGCCAGAATGCCCTGGATTGGATGGGGGTAGGTGTGGAGCAGTTTCGTTCTCTGCAACAACTAAGGTAG
- the kynU gene encoding kynureninase has translation MTFQNAHSFALQLDAADPLRGFREQFHIPKGPNGQPAIYCCGNSLGLLPKNARAAVEQEFQSWEERAVEGHFHGTSPWMHYHETLTDATARLVGAKPVEVVVMNNLTTNLHLLLISFYRPSGRRYKVLMEGGAFPSDQYALESQVKLHGYAPDDAIVELLPRPGEHTLRTPDIEARIAELGDELALVLLGGVNYYTGQAFDMEAITRAGHAVGAVVGFDLAHAAGNLVLHLHNWDVDFACWCTYKYLNSGPGGTSGVFVHERFAHQPDLPRLAGWWGHDPADRFQMKKGFRPMAGAAGWQLSNGQIFPMAIHRAALAVVEEAGGMPALRRKSEQLTAYLEFVLREAGLPAHELEIITPANPAERGCQLSVLVHREGRALFDYLAAQGIVGDWREPNVIRLAPVPLYNSFEEVWRIGQAFAQWANRTA, from the coding sequence ATGACATTTCAGAACGCGCACTCTTTCGCCCTCCAGCTCGATGCTGCCGACCCGTTGCGTGGGTTTCGGGAGCAATTTCATATTCCGAAGGGGCCCAACGGGCAACCGGCTATTTACTGCTGCGGCAACTCGCTGGGGCTGCTGCCGAAAAATGCCCGGGCGGCCGTGGAGCAGGAGTTCCAGAGCTGGGAGGAGCGCGCCGTAGAGGGCCACTTTCACGGCACCTCGCCCTGGATGCACTACCACGAAACCCTAACCGATGCCACCGCGCGGCTGGTAGGCGCCAAGCCCGTGGAGGTAGTGGTGATGAACAACCTCACCACCAACCTGCACTTGCTGCTCATCTCGTTTTACCGCCCCAGCGGCCGCCGCTACAAAGTGCTGATGGAAGGCGGCGCGTTTCCCTCGGATCAGTACGCCCTGGAAAGCCAGGTGAAGCTGCACGGCTACGCCCCCGACGACGCCATCGTGGAGTTGCTGCCGCGCCCCGGCGAGCATACCCTGCGCACCCCGGATATTGAAGCGCGCATTGCGGAACTGGGCGACGAACTGGCCCTCGTGCTCCTAGGTGGCGTGAACTACTACACCGGCCAGGCCTTCGATATGGAGGCCATTACCCGCGCCGGCCACGCCGTAGGCGCCGTGGTAGGTTTCGACCTGGCCCACGCCGCCGGCAACCTGGTGCTGCACCTCCACAACTGGGACGTGGACTTTGCCTGCTGGTGCACCTACAAGTACCTCAACTCGGGCCCCGGCGGTACCTCGGGCGTGTTCGTGCACGAGCGGTTTGCCCACCAACCCGATCTGCCGCGCCTGGCCGGCTGGTGGGGCCACGACCCCGCCGACCGCTTCCAGATGAAAAAAGGCTTCCGGCCGATGGCGGGGGCGGCCGGCTGGCAGCTTTCCAACGGGCAAATCTTCCCGATGGCCATTCACCGGGCCGCGCTGGCCGTGGTGGAAGAAGCCGGCGGTATGCCTGCCCTGCGCCGCAAAAGCGAGCAGCTCACGGCCTACCTCGAGTTTGTGCTGCGCGAGGCGGGCCTGCCGGCCCACGAGCTGGAAATCATTACGCCCGCAAACCCCGCCGAGCGCGGTTGCCAGCTCTCAGTGCTGGTGCACCGCGAGGGCCGCGCCCTGTTCGACTACCTGGCCGCGCAAGGCATTGTGGGCGACTGGCGCGAGCCCAACGTTATCCGGCTGGCACCCGTGCCGCTCTACAACTCGTTTGAGGAGGTGTGGCGCATTGGGCAGGCCTTTGCTCAGTGGGCCAACCGAACGGCCTAG